The Solanum dulcamara chromosome 2, daSolDulc1.2, whole genome shotgun sequence region TTAAGACCGGAAACTCAGTTTGTTATAATACCATGTTGAATTAATAGTCATTTTGAGCTTACAACACTACTTTCATCTTCTAATGGGATttagttagttttttttttccttttttgggtgGTGTTGATTGACTAAAGTATTTGATTTGAGTATTCAGGGAAGTGAATCATTCTTTAGGAGTGTATTGGCGAACATGGAAGCGATATATCTGAATAAAAACTCCACTGCTAAGGCTATTTTGGAGCTCGTTCGTTCTGTTAATGGTGATCAAATTTGCTATGATCATTTTGCATTTAGGACATTTGGGGTACGATGATtcttctttaattatatgatttgaGATGGAGCACTGGAAAATTTTGTTTATGTAAGTATCCTAATAACTACTGATTTTTTGTTGTGCTGATCACTGCAGGTAAATGGTCATGGCATTGATTCTATGTCAAAGTTCTTCTTGGATTTTGGTTATGAACGACGAGAAGAGTTGAGATTCCCTGCTAAAAAGTTGAAAGCTTTCTGGTTTTCTCCTCCGAAGGTTTCAACTTCCTATCATGGCAGTGGGGTTAATGGGCCATTGCCAAGAATATTTATATCGGAACTTCTTGTTGATCAGCTTAGTCCAGAAGCTCAGGTTTTTCATCAGCTTGTTGCTTTACATAGTTTTTTGTATACTTTTAACAGAACAATTTCTGGTCTAATGGATGAATTTTACATTTCAAAAGTTTTGGTTCTTTTGTTGTGTGATATTtcccataattttttttttacccctTTTGCTTTTCAAGTGTCAATTTATTTAGATCTTAGTGGCCGTTTGGTTGGAAACAAGTTATCCCAAGATTAGTTATCCCACCATGTATgtaggataacttatcccaattTATCCCATCACTATGGTATAAATGGTGGGATAAGCTATCCCGTATGTGGCAACCAAACAAGACACCAAAATTTAATCCCTAGACTATTTTTTTATCCCatgactatttatttttattcctcACACCAAACGACTCGTTAGACTTTAATTTGATGAAGGGGAGCCTTCGTGTAACTGAaaaagttgttgccatgtgaccaggaggtcacgggttcaagccttgaaaacaacCTCTTACAGAAATGCtgggtaaggctgcgtacaatgcACCCTTGTGGTTCGGCTCTTCTCTGGATCCTgcacatagcgggagctttaacGCACGTGGAtgcccttttttctttttatcagACTTTAATAAGATATATCAGATTAATATAAAACCAAGGAAGGGAGTATAGTTCAAAAAGTTTTGTAATTGCACTGATTTTAGTAGTCTTGATATCGTTGCAAGGCACCTTAATGATAGCTTTTGCAGTGGTGGTATTGCTTTTACTTGGTACCTGGCTTTCTTTAACTGTTCTTGAACATGTTCCGAACTTCAAATTTGATATATATGACATAGTGCGACATTTCAGACCTTTCAGTTCTTCGTAAGTTACTACCTCTCAGAAGTAGAGACAAGAAATTCATGCTTATGCTAGCTAACTTCTATTTTTCTCTAGTCCTTCACTTTTAATAATCTCATAGATGATCAACTTTTTAGTTACATGgatagttatttttttcttgcaGGAAATAATCAAAAAGTACACTGACATCTCGCACTGCAGAAAAGAGTATGCTTCACTTGCAAGTGCATTAGGAAGTTTGACATGGGAAAAACCCTCATATTCTGAATTTCAACAACTGGCTAGGTAGTGGTCATTGTCCTCCGCGTTTTAATGTCATGTTGTATTCTACATGTCCCGTGCTATCTCATGGATCAAATTGAATAGTAACACTCCAATAGATTGTAGCTTACTGGTGTCACTTAGAGAGCAGGAATGATATTATACATCTCTAGCTGAATTAGTACTTTTTTACCTTCTTGCAAGTTACAATGAACTGAACTATTTAGATGCTAATTTTCATGAGCAGCATTgtcaaattaattattgtaatttatgtGGTGATTATTGAAATTACCAGGGAGAGTGAGTATGCCGCTTGGACGCTTGTCAATGGATATGCATTGAATCATGTTACCATATCTACCCATCGGTTGGCATCAAATCTGAGAAGCATTGGAAATCTTAATCAAATTATTGAGGAAAGTGGtttcaatttgaactctgaaggGGGTATTCTTAAGGGTTAGTACAAAGTTACTTTTAAGTattactccctctgtttcaatttgtttgtcttattttcctttttagtccgtttcaaaaaaaatgctctttctttttttgacaACTCTTGGATTCTAACTTcccacatgacatgtttaagaccacatgattaaagggcatttagtacattctacatatctttattttaagaccacaagattcaaaagttttctttacttttttaaacTCCGTGTCAAATCAAAactagacaaacaaattgaaaccgagagagtagtaatattgCCTACTTAATTGTAGCTgcatcatatcatatataatgTACTCAAGTACACACTTTATTTGCTTGCTTTTTGACTTAATCTTTTCCCAGTAATTCAGCGTTTATCAGTCCAGCAACCGTTCTGAAACCAAAATCTCGTAAACTCTTTTAAGTAATACCTGTTAGTTCACCACAAGTAATAAGATTACAGCTCTTCCTTTAATAAAACATTACACTGTGATCTTCAAATCTTGTGGAAACTAGATTAAGATGTTGGTCGATAAGGGATTTATAGGACAAATCTGTGTATCTGCTTGGTACTTCAATGAATGAAATCCAGGTTGAAGAGCTTTCCGGTGCTGGGATCTGTTAATTCTTTTCGCCTCAGAAAGTTATTGCTcattatatttttgaatattcagaacatgtactgatgtcataaTATTCATTTTCGTCAATAGGAATCTGTTGATTTTGAAATCTCGTTCTTTTAAGAGATaactattcttttttaaatggtCACCGGATATTGCAAAGAAGTTCTGATTTATTCTCTTGCTCACCAGTGAGCCCTGATGGTCTTTTGCTGCAAAGTTCAACTGTAGCAGATTCTACCTCTTTCGAATTCTCAGACGGCATTACTGAAACAGTACCTTGTTCATACATTGAATTTGCTGAGCGACTTGTACTACCGCAATATAAAGACTTACCCACAGAAAAGGTTAGTTCTAATCATCCCTCCGTTTTCTTGCATATTTCTTTGTCGTAAAAGCAATAAATCGATAACTTGGACTTGGTCCTTCCAACACCTGTTTATAACCATAGAcgagaagaaaaatattttccaccgCCGTTTCATGAGTGCAGTCTTCGTAAACCACACATTGGATGTACCCTTTATGGCTGTTCAAATACTTATATGGCAATGTAATTGAATAAAATGCTacttattcttaaattttatagTGGAAAATATTTGTCTGTTGagttgaaaaattaaaaaagacatCATGTTTTATGATTGGATTCGAACACATGCTTATTGTAACATCCTTAATTCAAAGTGGTCTCGAGGTTTAGGTTATATGCTTGGGGCTTAACTAAATTCATGGTGTTGCTTTTTGCATAGCTTAAATGCATTTGTGCTACTTTCAACCATATGGGAATATAAGATTTTATGCTTCTTTCAATCCTATGGTAACATTAAGATGTAACTTGAAACGTAAACTAGACTTTTTTCACTTGGATGAAACGCCTCTTTGATCAGCTATATTTTGATACTTTCTTAGGTGGAGGAGTTTCATAGGCGGGACGGTTTTGAAGTTGGAAATGCTGATAAGATATTTGAGAGTACATCCAAGGATCAGTTAACCCGTCGTGCTGCATGAGAGCGAGCGCTAAACAGTTGGATATTTCGATTGTGTGAGCTATTTTCTTGGCATGTTCAGCTGGAAGACTACTCCAAGATTAACTGTTGGAAGATGATATTGTAGCTCTGAAAGTTTATCATCTGTAACTATCACAAATTTCCTCTGGCATACATCTTATATATGTGAAGAAATCAGTTAGTATGATAAGTAGATAGATGGACTAATGAAACACCAATATTGATATAGTCAGAGGAAAAATAAAGTTGTCAATGCAATCCATCTTATGATATTCTCTTGAAAAAATCAATTCTTGAAAGACACTAACATATATATTAAGGTATGCACATTACATATGCATGATCAGCAGATTTAAGGATACTTTGGTTTTTGACAACTCTACCGTCACAGAGACAAGTGTAAGGTCCTCCACCCTTGGATCAAAAACCACAACACCAAGAGAAGTCTGGTGTTTGAAACATCTCGTGTTCACACACAATTTAAGATTCAAGGAAGGGTCACATCCGTTTGTAATATAGACAACCTATCTTAACGTAAGAATTAATGGTTGATATCATGATCCAAACTCATGATCTATCGGTCATAAAAAGATAGCTTTACCGTTGCTTCAAAATTagcattatttttttcattaccAACAGCAACTGACGACTTTCTTTGGTAGAGTATATGTGTATCTAAAAGGTTACTCCCCAGAAAGGACTGACATATATGCAACAAATTCAgcgttttttttctctttattcaaGAATAGGGTCATTAGTTTTGGAATAATTATTCAATAAATGACCTTATCTGTATTTCTCTTGAAACTTAAGGACCTTTGAAATCATGATCTTCTAATGAGAAAATGCTAAAACTACAATTCAAAATTATGTAAGTTATACCAAACATATGACAACAGTCTAATACTGATCTATAAGGTTGAAAAATATGAGCAAACATTAAACTCGAATTTAACGTTGTGGAGGAGGATAATTTCATAATGGTTATATTTGCACAACTAAAAAGAGGTACAAGATCAAAATATAGGGCCCAAAATAGGAATATTCGCGAAAATCAGCCGAGGGAGAGGTACATTTGACACAATATTTACTCCATGGACTTTGAGCTCCGCTTACAATACATTCTTTTCAAGTGGGAGTTCAGCATTTTCAAAGATCACAACTTTAGTTAATTGTGCACTACTTCCCCTTTTGCCAGTTCATCCAACGACAAAATGGGAGGCGGCCAACAAAATATATTCATAGCTGGAGAGAGAACGAAAAGAATGGTAGAAACAGATAACTTGTCAATCCAATAATACTAAGTTTTGCCGTTTGGTTTTGGTGAATTCTGAGGAAACTGATGATGGTATGGAGAACCATGAGAACCGTTTGGGATTGAAAGACTTCTAGGATGTTGTTGTCCATTCCTCGAGAACGATCCCTGTGTTCTAACACCATTTTTGGTACTGGGACTTGATCCAACGCGGTCTGCTTGCATTGTCTGGAAGTAGTAGGATGAGCTGGCCATGTCTTTAAGATTTGGTAATGGCTTCAAGGCTTCAACAACTTCACTCATCATAGGCCTAGCTTTGGGATCACGGCTAAGGCAGCGAGCAGCCAACTGTGCAGCTTTCTGAGCACCTTTTATAGAGAAATGGCCTTCAAGTCTAGGATCTACCAGTCTGTAAAACCTTCTTCTTTCACCAAGATGAGGCCGTGCCCATTCAACAAGGTTGTGTTCCCCATTTGGTCGGTTCTTGTCCATCGATCTCCTACCTGTTATCATTTCAAGTAGAACTACACCAAAACTGTAGACGTCACTCTTTGACGTTAGATGCCCTGAGACAAATGAACAAGACAAATGACAATCAGTAAGAGGTACTTATCAGCTATCCTATGGAAGCTTTAGTCAACAAAGCATCAAACGCATTGAAAATTCTTCAACTGTGATTCAGGTTATGGAGTTGTACAGAGGAATTCAAAGCAAGTTTGGTGTTTCGAGCAGAACAGTCTCCAATTAAGTTAGACTTGAAGTGACacataaaaattgataaaattgagTCAACCATAAGGGTAATTATTGTAGGAATTACGAGAACAAAGATCTAAACCCTACCTGTCATCACATACTCAGGAGCTGCATAACCATACGTTCCCATGACACGAGTGGAAACATGTGTCTTGTCACCCTCAGGACCATCTTTAGCAAGGCCAAAATCAGAAAGTTTGGCATTGTAATCCTGAGAGAAGagtaattagaaaaatataaaaaggagAAACGTCTTTCTTGTTTCCAATGAACTGAAACATACCGCATCAAGTAGAATGTTGGATGTTTTAAAATCACGGTATATTACTGGTCTTTCTGCTTCCTCATGAAGAAAAGCAAGACCTTTTGCAGCACCCAGAGCTATCTTCATGCGGATAGACCAAGGAAGAGGCATGGATCCTGCACATAAAAGCTTTATTAGCAGAGAATATGATGAACATAAAGATTTTCTGAAGAAAGTACAATATATTAACACAAAGATTTGCACTAAAATTTCACAAGACTAGTGCACTATCACTACACTTAGGTTGACCTTTATTGTATTCATCTTTCATCATTCATTTGGGAGGTTCTTTAGTTTAATCGCCATAGTCCACCATGAGAGCACATGAAGTCTGATCTTGATTCAGAAAACATCTTAAGGGGGGAAGGTAAACTTACAAAATCCTTCATCTTTTGGTTATTCTAATGAGCATATGCTCAAACAGAAACCAGGAAATATAAGTATGATATCATTGATCTTTACCATGAAACACCATCCCCTCCCTACAATTTCACTTTTTCTTTCCAGCACAATTAAATTGATGGCTACGTAGGAATTGAAGTCAGCGCATTATATATTGTGTGTAGCATAGAATCTTGATGTCTGGGATCAGGGCCGAGTTCAAATATTACAATCTCCCAAACAAACAGAAGTTGACCTGAACTTGTGGGCTCAGTGATATACAGCAAGCATCCTCACTTCCCAAGATTATTGCTTAATATTTACTGTAGAATTGAAACATATTTCAGAGAAGGAACCTCAAGTGTGTCTCACTATTTAAGCATTATTTATACTTGGTTTGCAGGCAGTTAATACTCTAAAACACCACATTTTTCTTGACACATgggaaaaagaaaagtaagagcAGCACAATCACTTCAAACCACCTACTCCACTGAGGGTTTAGGATCACATCCCCAAATTGAATACCGTGCTACCTTGGGTCAATTAACATTAGAGGGATGGCCATCATCAAGAGCTTGTACGTGAAACAACTATATACATCCTCCCTGAAGGCAGGATACACccactaactaaaaaaaataatagatctCTTTGGGGGGTCAGGTGTACAAAATAAGTTAGAGATGTGAATAACCAGATATATTAGTATATTATAATTACATTGAAAAACACCTCTTATGGGCATATGACTAGATTTATGGGCTGTTACCTGTTTGAAGGTTATCATAGGAGTCGATGACATTACTGAGACAATTGATAATAGCATCAGATGACAGTCCTATacctttgattattttttataagtaATGAAATTATATAAATGTAAAAACATCAGTAAGGTGGTTTTCCAAAGATTACAAAGTGTGCAAGGCCTAATCATATCGAGCAATGAATCTACTTCTTTACATTGGCCATGTTACACCAAAAAGCTAGCAAGGAGATACAATTTTGTTTGAGGTTATGTATGATGCTATGTTTGCCTTCAAAAATTCTGTTGTTTCTTTCCATCCAAATTGTCCACCAAATGACGATGGGAACCGTATTCCAAAGCTTGTTAGTCTTCCTATTTAGACCATCTCTTCTCTAACTATGTAAGAAATCCAAAATGGAATGGGACATTGTCCATGACATGTCCAAAATAGCAAAAAAATATGCTCCAAATCCAAATAGGTGATCTAACAGAAAGTGCAACACATAAATCCcagtaaaaagaaaattataccATTTTATGGGACCAAACAatagaatatgaaaaaatttCAATCAAGCTTCTATATCCTTCCAAATCAACCGAGAGATATTTTCTTCCTGTCTTGAAAAAGTGGTATTTAAACCTATAATTTGTAATGTAGGACTAACAGAACTGATAAGCTTCCAGAAGCAAATAACAAAGGCAAACTATAAAGTTTCTTCCTTAAAACCATATATCCCATAGGTCCTTGAGCTACCCCTGGCTTTAATCTGGCATTAACATGTGCAAGAAAATCTGACAACGCAACTAAAACTTATATGCAAATCCTGCATCACTTCAATCTGGGAACAAACAATGAATAGTGATCTGATTTCCACATCAATGGTTGCCTTGCTAATGTGGAGATCCCATATACCATTTGGATTTCAAAATTTACAAGGCTTAGTTGCATTACATCATAGTAATTCTTctattaaagaaataaatttatcaCATGCTTCAATAGCTATAGGGGCATAGAGCTTAAAGAGAATTCAAGTTCTATTCCACAGGAAGAAACCTTATGGAACTAAAGCAATGCTAACCGATGATACCAGCAATATGCACGTTAATAGTTAGTATTTCCACTCACCCTTGCAAGATTAGCTAGTGCATTAAGATGCTCAAGAATATGTACAACACATATTGCTCGTAGATGTACTAtcaatgtttttttcttttttcaaagattgatcacCAGAAAATATATTCAAGAATACAAAAATGAAGAGTCAGTTACATACTCCTGAACAGATGATTTTCCAAGCTTCCTCGAGGCATAAATTCATAAACTAACAGTCTCTGATCATCTTCAATGCAGTAACCAATCAGTTTAACCAAATTAGGATGAACAAGATCACCCAGGAAATTCACTTCAGCCTGCCAAATGGACAAAACTTAATACAAAACCAAAAATAAaggtaaaaaaatttaaaaaatagagaattaaggttttataaataaaataagagagcAGCAAACCAGCCATTCTTTGTGACCCTGAAGTCcatcatgatttaaagttttCACAGCAACAGTAAGCCCCGTCCCTGGTTTAACAGGTGCTGTGCCATTCTCTTCGATCCACCCCTTGAAGACGCATCCAAAACCCCCTTCACCAAGAAGGGACTCTGGTCTGAAGTTTCTTGTTGCCAACTTCAAATCGTTAAATGCAAACTTACGAAGCCGGGAAGAAACTTTAAGCTCCTCTTCAAGTTTGGAGGTGGATGAATTACTTTCTGCATTGCTGGTAGTCGTAGATGAGATAATTGGCGCAACAGGTTGGTCTCTGCTTGTGTCATTTGTAGATTTACTTTCTGCTAAAGCAATGCAAGAAGTTAGAACATAGGTAGATTTATCTTAATGAAAAGATAAGAAGTTAAAACTGGTTTGCCTAAAACAAAGCGTTTAAACAGGGGAAAAATTCAACAGTTTGTGTTCTAATAGCTTATTGCTTTATTCTGTTAGTTGCTTGACTTGCTTCTGAGTTTCAATAATATAGCAAATTGTAATAGCTTTGCTATGGCTTTGTAATTTTTATCCTTGATGATTAATAAAATGTTAGTTACAAAAAGAAAGGGGTTTAAACAACTCCAAGCAATCAAGCAAAATGCATACACGATGCTAGTATTGGCATAATAAGAGCTACAAGTGCACAAGTATTCCAGCAGAAAATAAGCCCACAGTATCATCAATAATTTATTGATATGTTATTGTCATGTCAAGAGATCTATGCTTCAACTGCATAGTTATTTTGTAAATATTTGATTGATTCTCCTGTCAACAGTAGATAAGTCATGTGATAAAAAAAAGACATTGAACCTAACTCAACTTTAAAAGCTAGCTCATACGGTGAATATTATCTAAGACCATAGAAAGAGACAACAACCCCCTCATGCCAAGAACTGGACATTTGAAGCATGGCATAACATGGGTGCCCAACATTGGAAAACACGACGACGGTGAAGGAATTGGCGCTGATGCTGATAAGAAAACAGACGTTGAACCTAACTCAAACTCGAAAGTAAGCAAATAAGATGATAATTATAAGAAGAAAACATTTCAACAACCTAACATCCACAAACAGATTTGCATTTTTTTATGCTAAAATTTTTCTGATCTGCATTACTGAAAAAAGCAACCTAAAAAGGGGAGATATTAACCTCTTATTGCAATCAAAAATACTGTCCTCATACAGTGAACTAGCGTTTGCAATCAACTTCTCGCTCTTCGTATGATTCTTCAACTAGACTTGGAAAGACACGCATGAACACCAAAAGACAGGAACCCAAGGACTAAGACTAGAGGGTTGCTAATCAACCCTAAAATCAGCTGGAAGTTCTCTCATTTGTCAGATAATTGCTACCCATGCCAGAGAGTCATGCTCACAAAGAATAAGGATGGGGATGGTATATAAGAGAACCTAGTATTGTTTAGGTGATCGCAAATTAAGTGGCTCTTTCAGCTTCACATTATACAAGATAATTCTTATTATTTGGCTATCGAATTAGGCCATCCACATGCAAACATATAAGTAAAGAAAACCCAACCACAGCGACAGGAATTAGCTGCTTAGTTGCACCAACATTTTGATGTGAATACTGACATTATCACCCTAACAAAAATGTGCCTTTGCAAATGGATGTTTAAGAAAAGTTTCCGAGTTTTACTCGGGAAAGGCCTCTAGCAATTTTCCAAATTCAGCCTCCATCTTGAATTCTTTTAGACTGCCCCCATTATTACCCCTTTGAGTTAACATCGTCAACTACTATCCGTACAAGAAATTTGTGCAAGCCATTCCACCTCTATTTATCAACAAGTGATTGCATAACAACTGACCAATCTCAAAAGGAATTTCAGTAGATAAAAGCATGAGACTAACACTTCAATAACCAAAACACTAGACATATTGGACTAATTGGACCATGCCTATAAGACAAATTTCTACAAAGAATCCAAAGAACAGAAGGCAATTAGACTTTCAAATCATAATATTTTTCATGCAACTTTGATTCAAAGTGAGCAAAGAGTTACCACAGTGAGTGCTGATGCCACTGATGGAGCTATCAACTTTAGATCTTGAAGAAATACAGCTACCAATAAACCACAACTTAGTCCAACATCCAGTCTCCTCTTCAGAaacctctttcttcttcttccccttGGATTTCTCTACATCCCAAGACTCCCCCTTTACACCATCACCACCTAATCCCATATTTTGCAATACCTATAATCAAACTCAAATATCATGAAAACCCCACCAAGAACCCAACTTTCAACCCCACCTCCCTCCCACCCACCTTCATCAACCCCCTCAACTCCAAAAAATGTCAACTTTTCTCTACCCTTCACCTTAAAATCACCAAAACCCCCTAAAAATCAAACAAGTAATCAAAACCCCAAGTTTCCTAGATCactcaaaagaaggaaatacACAAAGGGGCAAaagaaatttccaaaaatatctACCCCACTTCTCCAAGACTCAATTTTTCAAGAACCCCAGAAGAATAAAAGCAAAAAACAGATGAAATAGCTCAAACCCAActgaaaaaaatcaagaaaataagacATTCAAAGTctcaaaaaaaccaaaaaaagagGTAACTTTGATTCAGATCACATGCTT contains the following coding sequences:
- the LOC129880212 gene encoding uncharacterized protein LOC129880212, translated to MSSMIKFPSMFSLYSSSSIKSSFFPKSISSSCCQLNNFKNPFLNFKTPMENHSFSVLSASKTQDGAVIQDSSFQGSESFFRSVLANMEAIYLNKNSTAKAILELVRSVNGDQICYDHFAFRTFGVNGHGIDSMSKFFLDFGYERREELRFPAKKLKAFWFSPPKVSTSYHGSGVNGPLPRIFISELLVDQLSPEAQEIIKKYTDISHCRKEYASLASALGSLTWEKPSYSEFQQLARESEYAAWTLVNGYALNHVTISTHRLASNLRSIGNLNQIIEESGFNLNSEGGILKVSPDGLLLQSSTVADSTSFEFSDGITETVPCSYIEFAERLVLPQYKDLPTEKVEEFHRRDGFEVGNADKIFESTSKDQLTRRAA
- the LOC129880213 gene encoding serine/threonine-protein kinase PBL34-like isoform X2 is translated as MGLGGDGVKGESWDVEKSKGKKKKEVSEEETGCWTKLWFIGSCISSRSKVDSSISGISTHCESKSTNDTSRDQPVAPIISSTTTSNAESNSSTSKLEEELKVSSRLRKFAFNDLKLATRNFRPESLLGEGGFGCVFKGWIEENGTAPVKPGTGLTVAVKTLNHDGLQGHKEWLAEVNFLGDLVHPNLVKLIGYCIEDDQRLLVYEFMPRGSLENHLFRRSMPLPWSIRMKIALGAAKGLAFLHEEAERPVIYRDFKTSNILLDADYNAKLSDFGLAKDGPEGDKTHVSTRVMGTYGYAAPEYVMTGHLTSKSDVYSFGVVLLEMITGRRSMDKNRPNGEHNLVEWARPHLGERRRFYRLVDPRLEGHFSIKGAQKAAQLAARCLSRDPKARPMMSEVVEALKPLPNLKDMASSSYYFQTMQADRVGSSPSTKNGVRTQGSFSRNGQQHPRSLSIPNGSHGSPYHHQFPQNSPKPNGKT
- the LOC129880213 gene encoding serine/threonine-protein kinase PBL34-like isoform X1, which gives rise to MGLGGDGVKGESWDVEKSKGKKKKEVSEEETGCWTKLWFIGSCISSRSKVDSSISGISTHCAESKSTNDTSRDQPVAPIISSTTTSNAESNSSTSKLEEELKVSSRLRKFAFNDLKLATRNFRPESLLGEGGFGCVFKGWIEENGTAPVKPGTGLTVAVKTLNHDGLQGHKEWLAEVNFLGDLVHPNLVKLIGYCIEDDQRLLVYEFMPRGSLENHLFRRSMPLPWSIRMKIALGAAKGLAFLHEEAERPVIYRDFKTSNILLDADYNAKLSDFGLAKDGPEGDKTHVSTRVMGTYGYAAPEYVMTGHLTSKSDVYSFGVVLLEMITGRRSMDKNRPNGEHNLVEWARPHLGERRRFYRLVDPRLEGHFSIKGAQKAAQLAARCLSRDPKARPMMSEVVEALKPLPNLKDMASSSYYFQTMQADRVGSSPSTKNGVRTQGSFSRNGQQHPRSLSIPNGSHGSPYHHQFPQNSPKPNGKT